Proteins found in one Aminivibrio sp. genomic segment:
- a CDS encoding TIGR00725 family protein, which yields MERPPIISVIGTSTASPEIYELAREVGRLLAGAGCTVVCGGRGGVMEAVCRGVSEEGGTSVGLLPGDIREANPYVTIALSTGLGEVRNFAVASAGDAVISIGGAFGTLSEIGFALRSGRPVIGLKTWQISEDGESPSPMIKASTAGEAVRLALEKTGRDFHGRG from the coding sequence ATGGAAAGACCCCCCATTATATCAGTCATCGGAACATCCACCGCGTCTCCCGAGATTTACGAACTGGCCCGGGAAGTGGGACGACTCCTCGCCGGGGCAGGATGCACCGTGGTGTGCGGCGGAAGGGGGGGCGTCATGGAAGCAGTCTGCCGCGGAGTCTCCGAAGAAGGGGGGACATCCGTCGGCCTTCTTCCGGGGGACATCCGGGAGGCAAACCCCTATGTCACAATTGCCCTCTCCACCGGTCTCGGGGAGGTGCGGAATTTCGCCGTGGCCTCCGCCGGTGACGCGGTCATCTCCATAGGAGGCGCTTTCGGCACACTGTCGGAGATAGGGTTCGCCCTGAGATCCGGAAGACCCGTGATAGGCCTGAAAACCTGGCAGATCTCCGAGGACGGAGAATCACCGTCGCCGATGATCAAGGCGTCCACCGCAGGGGAAGCTGTCCGGCTGGCACTCGAAAAAACGGGGAGGGATTTCCATGGCCGGGGTTGA
- a CDS encoding ABC transporter permease — translation MMRRALWLSGGVCWFAYVLAPLALILVGSFGEKWFGTLLPTGFTLRWYADLFSKTMYVRAMGMSLLVACLTVFINAAVGICSVYAVSVLEKNRLRRAFDFVILLPIAIPPVVMGLGLVQGFNWPSFSLVGTWQLLLGAHLVYTLPFMLRPLMANMDMLNWNILEEAGTSLGATPFFLATRVLVPNLVPGLLSGAIMTFAMSLGEFQLAVMVTGSASQTYPVVLYQAFYVSTGFACAATTLLVLFSILSLGAVIFLGRLFGARSAGMAV, via the coding sequence ATGATGCGTCGTGCCCTGTGGCTTTCAGGAGGGGTTTGCTGGTTCGCCTACGTTCTGGCGCCTCTTGCCCTCATTCTTGTCGGATCTTTCGGCGAGAAGTGGTTCGGCACGTTGCTGCCCACCGGGTTCACCCTCAGGTGGTATGCGGATCTTTTCTCCAAAACCATGTACGTCCGGGCCATGGGGATGAGCCTCCTCGTTGCCTGCCTCACCGTCTTCATCAATGCGGCCGTGGGCATTTGCTCCGTCTATGCAGTGTCCGTCCTCGAAAAAAACCGGCTCCGGCGGGCCTTCGACTTCGTCATCCTGCTTCCCATCGCCATTCCTCCCGTAGTCATGGGACTCGGCCTCGTTCAGGGCTTCAACTGGCCCTCCTTTTCCCTTGTAGGCACATGGCAGCTTCTCCTGGGCGCCCACCTCGTGTATACCCTTCCCTTCATGCTCCGCCCCCTCATGGCCAACATGGACATGCTGAACTGGAACATTCTGGAGGAAGCGGGGACGTCCCTCGGGGCAACACCTTTCTTCCTTGCGACCCGTGTCCTGGTGCCCAACCTCGTCCCCGGGCTTCTCTCGGGGGCCATCATGACCTTCGCCATGTCCCTGGGAGAGTTCCAGCTCGCCGTCATGGTCACCGGCTCGGCAAGCCAGACTTACCCGGTGGTTCTCTACCAGGCTTTTTACGTGAGCACGGGTTTCGCCTGCGCGGCCACCACCCTGCTGGTCCTCTTCAGTATTCTGAGCCTCGGCGCCGTGATTTTCCTGGGGAGGCTGTTCGGCGCCAGGAGCGCCGGAATGGCCGTTTGA